The genomic region TTACCCGTCAATAAAAAAGCGACCGCACCATTGCCAGAGCAAAAATCGACGATAGTCGCTTTTCTTTTTTTTGGAAGGCGAGCAAAATCCGCCAATAAAACTGCATCGAGTGAGAAGGAAAAGACAGATGGGCTTTGGATAATATGAATATTTTCACGTTTCAAAATATCTAACCGTTCATCGTCCTTGACAAATTTTTCAATTAATTCTTTATCCATCAAGGTGATTGCCCCGCTCCCCGTAAATAACGTCTAGACAAAAGACACATGATTCATCATTGACACGGCGACTCCCGTAATAAACGTTACAAACGTGAAAACCATCTTCGTATAATTTTTGTAAATTTAATCGTGATTTTGACATTTCTGGTTCAGATGCTAGTGCCTCTTGTTCGATTTGTTTGTTTAAATAATCAACTCGGTCGCGTAAATGTTGATTTTCTATCTGTAAATTCGTATTTTCTTCCATTAATTGTGCCAAATTCTCTTGAATTTCACGTAAATCTTCACTTACAGAAGAAATACGACTTTCAGCACGATATAGTTTATCAAATAAAGCTCGTTTATCCATTTTATTCACTCACAATTTTTTATTTCTTAAGTTGCTGTTGGAGCTAGCTCTTCCCAAGCATATTGCACTGTTTTTCTTTCTTTGAACAAGGTTACTGTAATAATTTGCGCTAAGATATCTAATCCGACTACTTTTCCTTTACCCTCTGGTGTCTCAATTGTTGTTCCATAGTCCGGCATGGTTTTTTTCAAGGCTTCATACATGTCATTTTCATACTCCAAACAGCATAATAAGCGTCCGCATAGACCCGATAACTTCGCATTGTTTAAACTCAACCCTTGATTTTTTGCCATTCGAATAGAAACTGGGAAGAAGTCCGCTAAAAAGGTTGAGCAACAAAGGGGACGCCCACATGGCCCGATTCCACCTAAATATTTAGACTCATCACGCGCACCAATCTGGCGTAGCTCAATGCGAACTCGGAAAACCGTTGCTAATTCTCGTACAAACGCCCTAAAATCAATTCGCTTAGGTGCACTGAAAAGAAAAGTCAGTTTTTGACGATCGAAAGAGTAAATACTACCTATCATCTTCATATCCATCTTCAGTCTTCTCGCTTCTTGCTTAGCCAGTTGGAGGGCTTCTGCCGCATCACGTGTTGTCTCAACATGACGCAGCAAGTCTTTAGCAGTCGCTTTACGCTGAATCAGATTTGCCGATTGGAGGATATCTCCTTCTTGACATGCTACAGAAGCAATCACAACCTCACCAAATTCATCATACGCCCCTTGCTTGACGATGACTTTGTCAGCTACTTGGTAGTTGGTTTCACTTTTTTCAAAATACATTATAGGACCATTTTGTATAAATCTTATACCCATTGCTTGTTTCATTTTCGGCCGCTCCTTTTCATCCATCCATCACTTTACCAGCTGATTTTGGATCGCAATGCTCTCTAGCACCCCTTGCGTTTGGACATTCGCCTCTAACATCTGCTTGGCTTTTAAAATTACTTCAATTTGGTAGGTAATACGTTTTATATCTTGCTTCATTTCCTGGTAACTTTTTAATCGTGTTTGGTGAATGATGACATCTAATCGGTTAAATGCTATATGCATACTATCTCGATAATGGAATAACAATAAATCTA from Jeotgalibaca dankookensis harbors:
- a CDS encoding initiation-control protein YabA, producing the protein MDKRALFDKLYRAESRISSVSEDLREIQENLAQLMEENTNLQIENQHLRDRVDYLNKQIEQEALASEPEMSKSRLNLQKLYEDGFHVCNVYYGSRRVNDESCVFCLDVIYGERGNHLDG
- a CDS encoding PSP1 domain-containing protein; the protein is MKQAMGIRFIQNGPIMYFEKSETNYQVADKVIVKQGAYDEFGEVVIASVACQEGDILQSANLIQRKATAKDLLRHVETTRDAAEALQLAKQEARRLKMDMKMIGSIYSFDRQKLTFLFSAPKRIDFRAFVRELATVFRVRIELRQIGARDESKYLGGIGPCGRPLCCSTFLADFFPVSIRMAKNQGLSLNNAKLSGLCGRLLCCLEYENDMYEALKKTMPDYGTTIETPEGKGKVVGLDILAQIITVTLFKERKTVQYAWEELAPTAT